One Primulina eburnea isolate SZY01 chromosome 4, ASM2296580v1, whole genome shotgun sequence genomic window, catctcaaaggtctcgtacttgagttggagaaggtctatcttcgtttctttgacttgattggttccctcgtggcaaatctccaatttgtcccaaatctctttggcggaggtgcaagccgagattcggttgtattcattcatatctagggaacaatgaagaatattcatagctttagcattttgagagataagtttcatatcgtccttggtgaagtcatccattcccttaggaatttccttatcatccaccgttttcatggggatatagggacctttcaccgttattttccaaaggtcgtaatcgacggattggatgtatagagatattctattcttccaatatccgtaattagtaccattgaaaagagggggacgatttgtggattgtccttgggcatactcgcttgctagattggccatttaaaagattttgaaaaatctggctctgataccacttgaagaacctaaagggggggtgaataggttcttttaggccctttagcgtttttaaaacgagtttgcaaaaattgcaagcggaagacttgagggacaatcacaaataaaaaatgaatgcgtaaagtaagtgcgtaaaataaatgcgtagtaaagtaaatgcgtaaagtaaagagggatagagatgtttatggaagttcgacgaagaatcgtctacgtctccccttctcgatgaggatcgaggtatcactatatcgacttggctttaggagctccaagctagcttttacaaccacgcctcgatgcgtctacttggccttgagggctccaaggatagccacgaactttacaacccactcgagagtattactctttttctacaactcttttgatattacaactcttttaatcaacgcacacaaaagatagtagaaagctttgtaagagacaagagagagtggagtgggatgtttttgaatgcatcctcaaaggcctatttatactagtcttggacgccaaggttcggatcttctgtttatgcttcggaacgtccgatgtgattgaaatcaatttgcgtaattctgggatgacttcggatcgtccgttcttgacttcgtagggtccgaacatatgcttcggagggaccgatcaaactacgtttcttccgaacagttctttcagacagtgtatgacagcttcggaaggtccgaactcaagttcgtaccgtccgaacattcccgcgtttccggagatttgaaatcttcaacacttcgtagcgtccgatcatgtccttcgtagcgtccgaaatctactcaatcaacagtcagatcaatttgtctccgcattgaagtgatttgattgcttgtgttcggaacgtccgatcacgtcttcggaacgtccgaactggctcctcgcagcttccgaacagcttctattttgcttctgatttgcataatttcggaacgtccgaaccaaatttcggatcttccgaacgtaaccttgttcttaatttcctgcatgcctcaatataaaacattagtacatttttaatccaagttttggtatcatcaaaacaaaaactttgggatatgttacagcattaaaaacattaatctcatcctcgagatttgtatgcgtttaaggcgtaacaagaTTGATGTGGAATGATTTGATACGATTTGGTGCAAATTTCTCTTCACCTTGGATTCTATTGGGTGATTTCAATAATGTGTTAACACCGGATGAGAAGCAAAGGGGTCTGAAAGTGAAGAACTGTGAAACCAAAGATTTTGTGGATTGTGTGGCTATATTAGACTTGTTGGATTTAAAATTCTCGGGTTGCTTCTACACATGGATGAGCCCCAAGGTGTGCAGCAAGTTGGATTGTGTCTTGGTTAATCAGGCATGGCTGTCTTCGAATCTAATTGGACATACTGAATTTCAAGCCCCGGGTTGTCTGTCGGATCACACTGTCTCTATAGTATCATTACTCGAGGATCAAAAGCAAGAACCGAAGGCCTTCAAGTTTTTCAACATGTGGACATTGAGTGACAAGTTTTTGGATTTGGTTTTAGACCGGTGGAGATTTGAGGGATATGGCACTTGTCAATATCGGCTTAAGCAGCTGTTCAAAGGTTTGAAAAACCATTGCAGACGCTCAATAGATGGCAACATTTCTTCTCGTGCAGCTGCTGCTAAGAGGAGATTAGAGGAGTTGCAAAGGAACATGCTTCACACATGTACTATACTAGATGAATATAAACAATTAAAGCGGAAAACTGAAATTGTCATGGAGGCTGAAAGATTATTCATTACTCAAAAGACAAAGATCAACTACTTGAAACAGGGAGATATGTGTACTAAGTTCTTCCATGATTTGATCAAGAGAAACAACAAAAGGAATGTTATCTTGGCCATCAAAAATAGCGAGGCGAATTTTGTTACTGATTTGAAGGAAATAGCTCaatgttttattcatttttacTATGATCTATTGGGTAAAAAATTAAGTACAGCTCCAATTGACCATGATCTGTTTCGACAAGGACCGTATGTCAAGGAAAAGGATTGGAACTCATTCActaagatgattatagttgaTGAGATTGACAGAGCATTGCTTGATATCGGCAATGACAAAGCCCCTGGGCCGGATGGATTTGGAGCACTGTTCTTCAAAATTTGCTTGGAACATTATCAAATCTGACGTATGTGCAGCATtgtttgaattttttcaaaaaggAAGAATGCTGCGACAGTGGAACCATGCTACTATAGCACTAGTGCCCAAGACATCAAATGCATCAACGGTTAATGATTACTGCCCAATCTCCTGTTGTACGGTATTTTACAAAATTATTTCCAAAATTCTTGTCAACAGGTTGACTACTTTTATGGGAGAAATTGTTGATGACGCCCAAACAGCTTTCATTAAAGATCGATCCATTGTGGACAATATCCACCTTGCACAAGAACTACTGAGGAAGTATGCTAGGAAAAGGGAAACTCCTCGTTGCATGTTGAAAGTTGATTTACGTAAAGCATATGACATAGTTTATTGGGACTTTCTGAGGGAGGTACTTTCCTCTCTTAACTTCCCTATATTATCCATTAAGTGGATTATGGAGTGTGTCACTACCACGTCATACTTGATTGTTGTAAATGGTCAGATGTATGGTTTTTTTAGGGTAAACGTGGGTTGAGCAGGGAGACCCATTGTCACCATTGTTGTTCACTTTGTGCCTCGAGGTTTTATCATGATCATTGCACCATATGTCTAGAACTCCCCCTTTCAGGTTCCACCTGAAATGTGATGTCGTCAATATCACGCACTTGGCATATGCTAATGACTTGCTGTTATTATCTCATGGTGACGTGTCTAGTGTCTCTATGATCATGCATTGCTTGGATCAGTTTGGGGATATGGCTGGCCTCAGAATTAATGCACTAAAATCCAATATTTATACGGCTAGTATGGCTGATAGCGTGAGGCAGGAGATATTGATGATAACTGGCTTTGCTGATGGGTCGTTGCCATTCAGATATCTAGGGGTCCCATTGGCGGCTGCACGACTCAAAGCAGCAGATTATAGCATTCTTGTTGACACCATTGCGAGGAGAATTAATGCTTGGCCCAGGAACTCTTTATCTTATGCAGGGAAAATAGAACTAATTCGATCGATGGTTCAAGGAGTGGAATGTTTCTGGCTATCCATGCTACATGTTCCGTCCTGTGTGATTGACTCCATTCAATCAATTTTCCGGAAGTTTGTTTGGCCAACAAAGCACCTGCCTATTGCATGGACTTCAGTTTGCAAGCCTTTGGGGGATGGAGGATTGGGTCTTAAGGATCTCAAGGCGTGGAACAAAGCTTTACTTGCAAAAACGCTGTGGAAAATCCACCTCAAGAAAGATAGCCTCTGGATTAAATGAGTTCAACACTTCTATCGCAGTTCAAGTGACATTTGGAGTTGGGAGGTGCATAGACAAGACTCGCCACTACTCAAAAAACTGCTCCATCTCCGTGACTTGCTCATAGGTGGTTTCGGTACAAAGGAAATAGCCCAACAAAAAATCTGTTATTGGTTTGCTTCACATCATGGTATGTCTAGGGCATATGAATACTTCGTGCAATCTAAAGGGAAGTGGCCTTGGAAGATCATCTTGTATCGGCATTGCATCTTGCCAAAGCACCGTATCATTTTATGGTTGCTAGCCCATCAAAAACTTCTAACGCGTGACCGAATGGGATTTGTGGAAGACAAGATATGTATGTTGTGCAATGAAGTTGATGAATCAAACTCACATCTTTTCTTCAAATGTCATATTTCAAAGAAAATCTGGGATGAGGTTTGACATTGGTTAGATGTGAAGAAAATCATGGCCACGCGAACCTCTGTCCTCAAAGCGTTTAAAGAAACGTACAGAGGTAAGTCTACTTTAGACAAAATGATAGTCACAGCCCTTGCAGCCACTGTATACAATGTTTGGAACTTAAGGAATCGAGTGATTTTTGAGGTAGAAAAACCGAAGATTGAAGATACCATTAGGAAAATCCAGATGCACACCTACAGATGTGTACCGAATATgattgatatattttcttaagaACATTGAGTAGGCGGTTATGTATTGTATGTTGGTATACTATCTCCTGTGGATGTCAGTGTATTTGTACTGCTACATTTTTACCTTTTTCAATGAATTACTTCATTACAAAAAAAATGAACTTGCACGAGGTAGGACCGATCACTtatcgctttaccaaaagttatagctagtagtgattgtgcaactcaaatattttaaactgcaTAGCAGCCCAAGCGCCATAGTTCGATCACTTTACCcaacagggacaattattgcacctcgACAATTGGTATCAATGTTGGATTAAGCATGTATAAGTGATAGTAGTACTAGGATGGATGACCTCCTGGACGTTCTCATGCGTCAAGCTGTTGACGTTGTGCCGCTTGATCTGGTTGGCTAAGTGAGCCGTAAAAGAGTGACATCAAATTTTATCTGGTAATATTGTCTCTATTGGGGATATGATCGACGCTAGAAAAATGATAAGACTGATCTATAAGAGATATGAGACAATACCAACAGATAGACATGCACCTCCCCGAACTAATAGGCCTAACAGCCCGACCCATCAGCACCCAAGTAGGTGCACTCTACGCTGCCACAAGTATAAGGAAATACAGTTGAGCATTGGCTAACAGCTATAGATTTTGGTCTAGTAGTAAGCGCTTGATCCTAATACACAACTTGATTGTATAAGTTAAGTTGGGATAATTTCAATATTACATAATTTTATTTGACTAAATGTGAGGTTAGAATGTGTGAGCTCAAAATTTGAAATCACGTATAGTTAATAGctcatatttttttataggAGTTCTcagcaaaatcataatttcacaGTAGTAGTGTATGTAATTATTCTTTAAAATTCTATTAGTTCAAATAAAATCCATACATTTGCTATAATAAAACTAAATTTTCGATAAAATcattaaatgttattttacatTTTTGCACATAAAATTGTTGTAAGCTTGAAAATGTTTCTCCATGTTGATAATTTAAACATTATTTATAAGAGTTAATTGTACACACTacatttatgaaattttgaaaatggcTAAAACCTTATATGAAACAAATTTGAGTTAGTAACTCTCCGTAATTTCAAATCTTGACCACATGAacactaatattttatttagtaaaataaaataatgtaaaGTCAAAATTCTCCCACTTTTCGACTTGCATTCGGTAGGTTTtcctttgttttttgttttgcaATTCATGTCATTGTGCTTCGTCCCAAGGTTTCAAGTTGAGAAAGAATAATATGTCAAGTAAAGAGGACGATGACTTCCCTATACTGATATTCAATTTAGACATTTAACATCATTAAAAACATGATCATTCACGGTAGGCATTATGTAGGGTACCAAACATATATATAAGGATATATGTGCTCAAAATTTGAAATCTCGAAGAGTTGCTgactcaattttttttacaaagatAGTGTTTGCAATTATCCATTTTATAGTTAGGATAATGGCCTAATTGGTATTATGTCATCATTGTGAATAATGGGTGAGTTGGTGGTGTGAATGATTGGTGGAGTAGCTGGCACAACATGGAAAATCAAAGTTCACATTTTGCTAAAAAATATAGGATGCACATTGATGATGATAGGTGGCATGCGAAAAATATGGGATTTTTGGGATTGTGTTGTGCTGAAAATTCggaaaaaaattcaatcttcaCACTATGAATTTCGATTATAAATAGAGGAACAATTTGATCATTTTATATGTAACATTCTCAAGTTCTTTCTTCATCTCATAAACAttcttatttaaatgtttagtTCTATAAAATTTGTGATGtgttttttcttttgtattaaGAGAACGGGTGTTCTATTTGGAAACACAGTAAGAGTTTGTGACCCATaaatattatagtgaaatttttttatcttgCCCATAATTTTTATCCTAATAAGTTTTATGGGTTTTCGTGTAAATCTCGATGtccaattttatattttatttcatatttCTATATCAAGATGTCACATCTatgaccaacaagtggtatctgAGCCATGgtataaaatttcttaaaattatgagtatgctctgtggttgcagccttgACTGATTTTTCATAACAGAAAAGAGTTTTGAGTTTTTTGTTAAGGCGAGATTGTTTTCTCGAGTCTACTAAATTATTATAGATAGAGTGGCTAGAAGGTACGAGATAACAAAGTTTAATTAGaacaattttattatataaaaaataaagatacaagcgaTTTTAAGAAAGGAAAATCGCTTTGCGGCTATCCGAGATATACCAGGGGAAATGACGGGCGATTAgaagtggaatgagatgaatgataatgttTTTGTCAATTCACACTTTCCCATAGCATAAAAGTGCTGCAAATCTCCGAGATAAAGAGGACAACAGTTATCTGAGATATTATGACACAAATGTATGAGATCAAGTTACTACACAACAagattttcttaaaaagaaagcTTTACACTCTTCGGATGGATGACGGAATCTTCATCAATAACCGATCATGACAACAaagtaaatattatattttcgcAACTCACTTCTATGGGGTATATAATAGAGGAAAAGAACGTGCAGAGCTTCTATTTCAAAGTCTACTGCATTCATATGATCAATTTATCATCAATTTTACCAACAATATCCTTATGGGATTTCTAAAATTTGACGATTTTAAATTGTGGTTCTCGAAGAATAAAGCCGGCACGAAATAAGGAATATGATTTGGCAATTTCGAAGCAGGTGGATactttaccaatgataagaggaagattgATGAATTGTTCACATTAGAGTAGATCAAAGTTAAGAAgcaagaagaaaaatatttattgatttaaatgtggcggtaaatGACACTTCAAGAAAGAGTATACGAGTGTCGAGAGGAGTTCTCAAAAAAATTTGGCTAGTACTTCAGGAaatggtgaaatattattcagggAAGTAGAAACAGTTACAGAAGACATGGAAATTTTTTGTGATATATGGTTATGGATTCAAGAGCGGCATGATATGtgacgtctcggagagaatggttcGATAAGTATGAATCAGTCTCATGAATATTAGTATTCATGGAAAATGATCATGGCTTGGAAATTGCTAGGTCGgtatcatcaaaataaaaaattttgctGGCACAATTCACACCATACGTGAGGCATGACATGTGAAGGGGCTGACTAAGAATCTTTTGTCattggggcaattggatgatATTCGGTGCAAAACTCTTACCGAGAATGAGATCGTGAAAATTATTAAAGgagcgcttgtggttatgaaggtgGAAAATGTTGCTacaaatctgtatgtacttttaGAAGAAACACAAATAGGCGGAACTAATTGTTGCATCAATAGGTTCTAGAAAAGAATTAATAGTTTTATGACATAGAAATCTCGAGCGTATGTTAGAACGAGGTAGAAAATTCTTTAAGAACGGAAGCCGCTACGGGGCTTACAGAAGTGACTCTACCCTTTATGAgcattgtgttaccagtaaacattatatattaaagtttgacacTTCCCTGCCAAAAAAAAAAGCTATGTTGGATCTGATTCATTctgatgtttggcaagcaccggttgtatgCATAAGAGGAGCCAGATATTTTGTcttttttattgatgatttatttaggAGATGTTGAACATAtcaaatcaagaagaaatcgGATATTATTCtagtcttcaaagatttcatgCACATGTTGTACTTAATTTTAAcaagaaaatcaagtgtttgAGAACTGAAAATGAAGAATAATATACCAGTGATGAATTTAATGTATTTTTCCAACATGAGAGTATCGATAGACAGTTCATTATAGCTTATACACCTCAACAGAATAGAGTGACAGAGCGTAATAAGAACTTTGTTGGATATAACAAGAGATGTGTTGAAGACTATGGGTCTAGCCACGTCATTTTTGCCAGAAGCAGTCGAAATTGCTTGTTATATCATCAATCGTTATCCTTAATTGTCGATTGATCTGAAGACATTAATAAAGATTTGGACAGAAAAGCCGActgattattctcatttgcttACATTTGGAAGTCTTGTGTACGTTTTGTACAATGAGTAAGAAAAATCGAAATTGGATTCAAAATCCATAAAATATATCTTCTTGGCTTATGCTGATGTAGTAAATGGGTTTCACTTGTGGGATCCTATTTCCACAAACTTATCATAGgcagggatgttatcttcgaggaagataaagtaaaaaGCGACAAAGACACACTCAATTCAAAAATTCCTATAATTCAGGTAGAAAATAAGACAAACAAAGATCAAATTTCTTGTGAGGCAGTTTATAGCACAAGAAACGAGAACATGTTGAGTATGATGTTTTCAAAGTGAGACAGTCGAATTGAGAGAGAAGGCCGCAAAGATGTGTTTCAGGTTGTCACTGAATTATCTATTAACAGAGGACAGTGAGCTATCAAGTTTTCatgaggctactcaaagctcggatgtataTATATGGATGACATCAATGTAGGAAGAATTGGAGGCATAGACAAGAATAAAACTTAAGATATTGTCACACTACCACGAGTGAAAGTCAATGTTAACAGATGAGTTTATAAGATCAAACGTGATGGAAATAACCAGATAGAGCAatatcgtgctagattggtggtaaaatTGTATACTCAGAAAGAAgacattgacttcaatgagatattttctcctctGGTTTGGCTTACAATAGTCAAGGTTGTGTTGGCACTGTTTGTGGTGTTTGGCCTATATATAGAACAACTACATGTGAAAGGCATTTCTTTATGGAGatcatgaagaagaaatctatatgctccagctAGAAGATTTTACAGAAAAAAGTAAAGAGAACATGGTTTGAAAGCTGAACAAATCTCAATATGATTTTAAATAGGCGTCGAGGTATTGGTACAAAAGATTTGATTCTATATAATGATCCTTGGATGCAAAGACTTAGTGCCGACTCTTGTACATATTTCAAGATGTCTGTAGATGTTTATATCAttttgttgttgtatgtgaaagATATGTCAATAGCAAGCCACACAAAAAATCAGGTCCAGTAGTTGAATGCGCAGTTGactagggaatttgatatgaaggacttgggatcAACAGAAAAGAATCTAGGGATGCAAATTCACCAAGACATAAGTAATAGAAAATTGAATTTTCAAGaacaattatttgaaaaaaaatcttgcaacgcttcaatatgcaagatagtaagccaatttTGACCCTCATTCTTGTTTACTTCAAGTTGTTATCCAATATGTGTCCTAACAGTAAAGTAGAGAGGATGAAGATGTCTCAAGTGCCATATGCATCAACACTCGGCAGTGAAAAGTTTGATGTTCGTTATGATATGTTCAAGACCAGACATTGCACAAGAAATGGGATCAGTTTGTCGATACATTGAAAATCTTGGACAAGAACATTGAAGTGATGTTAGGAAGATCCTTACAGACATTAAGGCTACTTGAATGTTACATTATGTTTTGGAGGGTCAGATTTTACACTCAAGATCTATGTCTATTCAGATTATGTATATGATCTTGATAAGAAAAAATTTACTACtgtttatgtgtttaaatttgCAAGGGAGCAGTAAACTGTGTTTCAAACTTGAAATGAGACAATATAGATTAAAAGATTATTGAAGGAGATCGAACACAAACAAGATAAAGTTCCTTTGTTTTGTTACAATCAGAGCACCTTGCACATTGTAAGGAATCCAGCTTTTCATTCTAGAGCTAAACACGTTGAAGTCCAATTTAACTTTGTTCAAGAAGTAATAGAAAAGGAagtgtggatatgcagaagatccatgCAAGGATAACATAGTTGATATTCTGACCAAGCTTTTGAACACTATAAATTTTAATGCAGATCCTCAACTAGCCTAGAAAAAACGTAAACTACAGAAAATGAAAAGATTGAAATGATGTGTAGATGTGTTTGATTTTCCATAAAATCTCCAACTGGGAGAATGTGAACAATGGATGAGTTGGTTGTATGAATGATTGGCAGAGTTGCCGGCGGAACATGGAAAATCAAAGTgcatgttttgtaaaaaaatgTAGGCTGCGCATTGATGATGGTAGGTGGCCTGCAGAAAAGGAAACTGATTTTTGGATTGTGTTGCACTTAAATTCGGATGAAATTTTAATGTTCACACCATGAAGCTTCACAATAAATAGAGGCAAAATTCAATTATTTCATTTATCTCATTCTCAAATTCTCTCTTCATCtaataaacatttttatttgAGTGTTAATTTATATAACATTTGTGAGATATTTGTTcttctgtattaagagagtgaaTATTCTATTTGAAAACATAGTAAGAGATTATAAcccataaatattatattagaaTTCTTTTCATATTACTTGCtatttttaccctaataatttttaggtcGATGTAAATCTCGGTATCCATTTTTATACTTTATTTACGTAGTTCTATCTCAAGATGTCGTATCTGAGATTAACAATAATATGACACTACATGAATTATATGTACATTCATCATTTGATcgtgcataaaataaaatattttgttaacacaTATTTATATTACAACGATTGTATGATAACATTGTTTATGTTGAGCAACAATTATGGGATTTTACGGAGCTATAACTGGTcgcttttttaaaaatttcttcGGATTGTGTGGTTTATCTTTTTGACATGTGGTCTTATGATGATATGGAGATCATA contains:
- the LOC140830052 gene encoding uncharacterized protein, which translates into the protein MWNDLIRFGANFSSPWILLGDFNNVLTPDEKQRGLKVKNCETKDFVDCVAILDLLDLKFSGCFYTWMSPKVCSKLDCVLVNQAWLSSNLIGHTEFQAPGCLSDHTVSIVSLLEDQKQEPKAFKFFNMWTLSDKFLDLVLDRWRFEGYGTCQYRLKQLFKGLKNHCRRSIDGNISSRAAAAKRRLEELQRNMLHTCTILDEYKQLKRKTEIVMEAERLFITQKTKINYLKQGDMCTKFFHDLIKRNNKRNVILAIKNSEANFVTDLKEIAQCFIHFYYDLLGKKLSTAPIDHDLFRQGPYVKEKDWNSFTKMIIVDEIDRALLDIGNDKAPGPDGFGALLTTFMGEIVDDAQTAFIKDRSIVDNIHLAQELLRKYARKRETPRCMLKVDLRKAYDIVYWDFLREFGDMAGLRINALKSNIYTASMADSVRQEILMITGFADGSLPFRYLGVPLAAARLKAADYSILVDTIARRINAWPRNSLSYAGKIELIRSMVQGVECFWLSMLHVPSCVIDSIQSIFRKFVWPTKHLPIAWTSVCKPLGDGGLGLKDLKAWNKALLAKTLWKIHLKKDSLWIK